A stretch of the Sulfurimonas sp. HSL-1656 genome encodes the following:
- a CDS encoding YqhA family protein has protein sequence MFEKMFESGLWNSRLFTLFAVVFSLIGAIILFVVASLDIWNVLVMVWDVVAHHAHPEHLHEDVVANIIGAIDLYLIAIVLLIFSLGVYELFVSKIDAAEDGDGKSSSVLQIHSLDQLKDKIAKVIVMVLVVNFFQRVLHTQFNGALEMLYFSGSILLLALALYFLHKGDQH, from the coding sequence ATGTTTGAGAAGATGTTTGAATCCGGCCTCTGGAACAGCCGCCTTTTTACCCTCTTTGCCGTTGTTTTTTCGCTGATCGGCGCGATCATCCTCTTCGTTGTGGCCAGCCTCGACATCTGGAATGTCCTGGTCATGGTGTGGGACGTTGTCGCACACCACGCCCACCCGGAGCACCTGCATGAAGATGTCGTGGCGAACATCATCGGCGCCATCGACCTCTATCTTATTGCCATCGTACTGCTGATCTTCAGCCTCGGGGTCTACGAACTCTTCGTCTCCAAGATCGATGCGGCCGAAGATGGGGACGGCAAAAGCTCCTCGGTGCTGCAGATCCACTCCCTCGACCAGCTCAAAGACAAGATCGCCAAGGTCATCGTCATGGTCCTCGTCGTCAACTTCTTCCAGCGCGTCCTGCACACCCAGTTCAACGGGGCGCTGGAGATGCTCTACTTCTCGGGGTCGATCCTGCTGCTGGCGCTCGCCCTCTATTTTCTGCATAAAGGCGATCAGCACTGA